The Haloarchaeobius amylolyticus genome window below encodes:
- a CDS encoding NAD-dependent epimerase/dehydratase family protein: protein MDVLLIGGTGLISTAITRQLVDAGHDVTIATRGETDADLPAAVEYVTCDRNDAARLRTVAEAVAPDCVVDMVCFDPEQAREAVAAFAGVDQYVFCSTVDVYHRPTASVPSTEDAAREPGVSEYGRNKAAAEDVFFDAHGDAFATTVIRPWSTYGEGGPVLHTLGTGTYYVDRIREGKPIVVHGDGTSLWGPCHRDDVARAFVAAVGNEAARGEAYHVTSESVLTWNQYHETVARALDAPAPDLVHIPTDALTEAVPDRTGMLRDHFQYSTVFDNAKARRDLDFEQTVSFEDGVRRTVAWLDEHDEIEPWDSENDDRLVSTWRDATAGFTAAFE from the coding sequence ATGGACGTACTCCTCATCGGCGGGACCGGGCTCATCAGCACGGCCATCACCCGCCAGCTGGTCGACGCCGGCCACGACGTGACCATCGCGACGCGGGGCGAGACCGACGCCGACCTGCCCGCGGCCGTCGAATACGTCACCTGCGACCGGAACGACGCCGCCCGCCTCCGGACGGTGGCCGAGGCGGTCGCCCCCGACTGCGTCGTCGACATGGTGTGCTTCGACCCCGAGCAGGCGCGCGAGGCGGTCGCGGCCTTCGCCGGCGTCGACCAGTACGTGTTCTGCTCGACGGTCGACGTGTACCACCGGCCGACCGCCAGCGTCCCGAGCACCGAGGACGCCGCCCGCGAACCCGGCGTCAGCGAGTACGGCCGGAACAAGGCCGCCGCGGAGGACGTGTTCTTCGACGCCCACGGGGACGCCTTCGCGACGACGGTCATCCGGCCGTGGAGCACCTACGGCGAGGGCGGGCCGGTCCTGCACACCCTCGGCACGGGCACCTACTACGTCGACCGCATCCGCGAGGGGAAGCCCATCGTCGTCCACGGCGACGGTACCTCGCTCTGGGGCCCCTGCCACCGCGACGACGTGGCCCGCGCGTTCGTCGCCGCCGTCGGGAACGAGGCCGCCCGCGGCGAGGCGTACCACGTCACCAGCGAGTCGGTACTGACGTGGAACCAGTACCACGAGACGGTCGCCCGCGCACTCGACGCTCCCGCCCCCGACCTCGTCCACATCCCGACCGACGCGCTCACCGAGGCCGTCCCCGACCGCACGGGGATGCTCCGGGACCACTTCCAGTACAGCACCGTCTTCGACAACGCGAAAGCCCGGCGCGACCTCGACTTCGAGCAGACAGTCTCCTTCGAGGACGGCGTGCGCCGGACGGTGGCGTGGCTGGACGAACACGACGAGATAGAGCCGTGGGACAGCGAGAACGACGACCGGCTCGTGAGCACCTGGCGCGACGCCACGGCGGGATTCACCGCGGCGTTCGAGTGA
- a CDS encoding DUF7861 family protein has translation MAHDRIHAREPTHDRERWRTGTIDRLEERDGHCVVTVTDTDDGEQVELVVTVAIRDLFTRRLDLDPGESPVGEQVWFRKHGGR, from the coding sequence ATGGCCCACGACCGCATCCACGCCCGGGAGCCGACTCACGACCGCGAGCGCTGGCGGACGGGCACCATCGACCGCCTCGAGGAACGCGACGGGCACTGCGTGGTCACCGTCACGGACACCGACGACGGCGAGCAGGTCGAACTCGTGGTCACGGTCGCCATCCGCGACCTGTTCACCCGGCGGCTCGACCTCGACCCGGGCGAGTCGCCGGTCGGCGAACAGGTCTGGTTCCGGAAGCACGGCGGGCGATAG
- a CDS encoding DMT family transporter, with protein sequence MRTRLVVGLFALLATLWGLSFPAITVGLESLDPVLFASFRYDIAAVLLVGYGVVRTADWYPTARNDLAAVVAGGVFLVAGNALLFVGQQTVPSGVAAVMQSLVPIATTLWALGILPEERVSAVGAVGILLGFLGVALIVRPDPDNLLATGTLGRLLVLGQVASVALGGVLVQRSRPTLDRAALSGWSMAVGAVLLHGTSVALGEPFTLPAAPTAVGAVVYLGVFATAVAFFIYYTLLEVQGALETSLVAYLVPVVATVAGVFILDEQITALTLAGFGVVFLGFVLLKRRALAELVLESSEPAVGD encoded by the coding sequence GTGCGTACTCGTCTCGTCGTCGGGCTGTTCGCCCTGCTGGCCACGCTGTGGGGGCTCTCGTTCCCCGCCATCACGGTCGGGCTGGAGTCGCTCGACCCGGTGCTGTTCGCCTCGTTCCGGTACGACATCGCGGCCGTGTTGCTCGTCGGCTACGGGGTCGTCCGGACCGCGGACTGGTACCCGACCGCCCGGAACGACCTCGCGGCGGTCGTCGCCGGCGGCGTCTTCCTCGTCGCGGGGAACGCCCTGCTGTTCGTCGGCCAGCAGACGGTGCCCTCGGGGGTGGCCGCCGTCATGCAGAGCCTCGTCCCCATCGCGACGACGCTGTGGGCGCTCGGTATCCTCCCCGAGGAGCGGGTGTCCGCGGTCGGCGCCGTCGGCATCCTGCTCGGCTTCCTCGGCGTCGCCCTCATCGTCAGGCCCGACCCGGACAACCTCCTCGCCACGGGCACCCTCGGCCGGTTGCTGGTGCTCGGGCAGGTCGCGTCGGTCGCGCTCGGGGGCGTCCTCGTCCAGCGCTCGCGGCCCACGCTCGACCGGGCCGCCCTCTCGGGCTGGTCGATGGCCGTCGGGGCGGTGCTGTTGCACGGCACCAGCGTCGCCCTCGGCGAACCGTTCACCCTCCCGGCCGCCCCGACGGCGGTCGGCGCGGTCGTCTACCTCGGCGTGTTCGCGACCGCGGTCGCCTTCTTCATCTACTACACACTGCTGGAGGTCCAGGGCGCGCTGGAGACCAGCCTCGTCGCCTACCTCGTTCCCGTGGTCGCCACGGTCGCGGGCGTCTTCATCCTCGACGAACAGATCACCGCGCTGACGCTCGCCGGGTTCGGCGTGGTGTTCCTCGGCTTCGTCCTCCTCAAGCGGCGCGCGCTGGCGGAACTGGTCCTCGAATCGAGCGAACCGGCGGTGGGCGACTGA
- a CDS encoding cold-shock protein produces MANGKVDFFNDTGGYGFIATEDADEDVFFHMEDVGGEDLTEGTEIEFDIEDAPKGPRAKNVVRV; encoded by the coding sequence ATGGCAAACGGTAAGGTTGATTTCTTCAACGACACAGGCGGCTACGGTTTCATCGCGACTGAGGATGCTGACGAGGACGTTTTCTTCCACATGGAGGACGTCGGTGGCGAGGACCTGACGGAAGGTACTGAGATCGAATTCGATATCGAGGACGCTCCCAAGGGTCCCCGCGCGAAGAACGTCGTTCGCGTATAA
- a CDS encoding cold-shock protein, which translates to MVNGNVDFFNDTGGYGFIATEDSDEDVFFHMEDVGGEDLTEGTEIEFDIEDAPKGPRAKNVVRTN; encoded by the coding sequence ATGGTAAACGGCAACGTTGATTTCTTCAACGACACTGGCGGCTACGGTTTCATCGCGACCGAGGACTCTGACGAGGACGTTTTCTTCCACATGGAGGACGTCGGCGGCGAGGACCTGACGGAAGGCACCGAGATCGAATTCGACATCGAGGACGCTCCCAAGGGTCCCCGCGCGAAGAACGTCGTTCGCACTAACTAA
- a CDS encoding CBS domain-containing protein, translating to MIETTVDSLALHSLDTVTPDTPVRDAAERLRCPSTPALTVVDGDTVVGTVTEADIVAMVAETGERRTVEYVMSMPVTISPAATLHDAADTMRATGVEYLPVVDETYCGLLSVDTLAPYLSRRTLDFETREESMPVEAAGTGELAAGD from the coding sequence ATGATAGAGACCACGGTCGACTCGCTGGCACTCCACTCGCTCGATACCGTCACGCCCGACACCCCGGTCCGTGATGCCGCCGAACGCCTCCGCTGCCCGTCGACCCCGGCACTGACGGTCGTCGACGGTGACACCGTCGTCGGGACCGTCACCGAGGCCGACATCGTCGCGATGGTCGCCGAGACCGGTGAGCGCCGCACCGTCGAGTACGTCATGTCGATGCCGGTCACGATCTCGCCGGCGGCGACCCTCCACGACGCCGCCGACACCATGCGGGCGACCGGCGTGGAGTACCTCCCGGTCGTCGACGAGACCTACTGCGGGCTGCTGTCGGTCGACACCCTCGCCCCGTACCTCTCCCGCCGGACGCTCGACTTCGAGACGCGCGAGGAGTCGATGCCCGTCGAAGCCGCCGGGACCGGCGAGCTGGCCGCGGGGGACTGA
- a CDS encoding fructosamine kinase family protein translates to MDESTTAAVADWAGCSVTTVTELDGGQVGSVHRVDLADGRRVVVKTAETDLRTEAKMLAHLRSVGELRVPEVYHVTPDLLVLEFVAGGSTISPAVERDLAERLAALHATDADRFGFPFDTLTGAYCQPNPWRDDWATFFGEERLSHAATRAREEGVLPAHLGERLTTLGDDLPGMLAHDPTPSLVHGDVWSANLLTDGETVRAFLDPACYYADPEVELAYAEWTGVAGDAFFERYRAVAGVAPGYDERRHVYRLYPLLTHVRHFGEAYLEPLDETLETLGY, encoded by the coding sequence ATGGACGAGTCGACCACCGCGGCGGTCGCCGACTGGGCTGGCTGCAGCGTCACGACCGTGACCGAACTCGATGGCGGGCAGGTCGGGAGCGTCCACCGCGTCGACCTCGCCGACGGGCGCCGCGTCGTCGTCAAGACCGCCGAGACCGACCTGCGGACGGAGGCGAAGATGCTCGCGCACCTGCGGTCGGTGGGTGAGCTCCGCGTTCCCGAGGTCTATCACGTCACGCCGGACCTGCTGGTGCTGGAGTTCGTCGCGGGCGGCTCGACGATATCCCCGGCAGTCGAACGCGACCTGGCCGAGCGACTCGCCGCCCTCCACGCCACCGACGCCGACCGGTTCGGTTTCCCGTTCGACACGCTGACGGGGGCGTACTGCCAGCCCAACCCCTGGCGGGACGACTGGGCGACGTTCTTCGGCGAGGAGCGACTCTCCCACGCGGCGACCCGCGCTCGCGAGGAGGGCGTGTTACCGGCCCATCTCGGTGAGCGACTCACCACCCTCGGCGACGACCTCCCGGGGATGCTGGCCCACGACCCCACGCCGTCGCTCGTCCACGGCGACGTCTGGTCGGCGAACCTGCTGACCGACGGCGAGACCGTCCGGGCGTTCCTCGACCCGGCGTGTTACTACGCCGACCCCGAGGTCGAACTGGCCTACGCCGAGTGGACCGGGGTGGCCGGCGACGCGTTCTTCGAGCGCTACCGTGCGGTGGCCGGGGTCGCCCCGGGCTACGACGAGCGACGGCACGTCTACCGGCTCTACCCGTTGCTGACCCACGTTCGACACTTCGGCGAGGCGTACCTGGAACCCCTCGACGAGACGCTCGAAACGCTCGGGTACTGA
- a CDS encoding DUF4234 domain-containing protein — MSDTPQVTNPSAFSTGSLGMQVVLTVITFGLYPVYWTYKTAKMLDEGTDQSLSPILAIIPFANIIVLWQISEAAEPMTEKDPMPVFLLFLFFGVISWYWVQSGINSFASQ, encoded by the coding sequence ATGTCTGACACACCACAGGTGACGAACCCTTCCGCATTCTCGACGGGGTCGCTCGGAATGCAGGTCGTTCTGACCGTGATCACGTTCGGTCTGTACCCGGTATACTGGACCTACAAGACAGCGAAGATGCTCGACGAGGGGACCGACCAGAGTCTGAGTCCGATTCTGGCCATCATCCCGTTCGCGAACATCATCGTTCTCTGGCAGATCTCCGAAGCAGCAGAGCCGATGACGGAGAAAGACCCGATGCCGGTCTTCCTCCTGTTCCTCTTCTTCGGGGTCATCTCCTGGTACTGGGTCCAGAGTGGCATCAACTCGTTCGCGTCGCAGTAA
- a CDS encoding DUF262 domain-containing protein: MQTRTETVASLYQDGFFDIPSYQRSYSWEKSQLADLVDDLQYLPEESNHFFGNIILDKKDQQYQTDRGRRFDVYDVVDGQQRLTTALIFLHVATQFDDVVDETVSEDNLIFPIEERPRLMPQDQDGEFFRDSLFGNASLECETPSQERLEYAKEYFQTEFEDLPVREISERLRYDCKINVVEIDSDSEAASIFESLNDRGKPLSSLDKTKSFLMYMDDRSSNQGALETKIKQRFGSIYRELFVLSNGHDRVSDFDEDSVQRFHWGIYDGYDSDEYFNSLDTLKDRLREQYRNGEYDAVQDEIDEYTLNLREAASAFAALFNPSQRPDEVGSALKRLLILGRVANVLPVLMAAQMEYGDDEPDKMAEIIRGCETLVFRVYATDGRRADTGRGRLVRLAHSIHADDSYLFEDVVNRLDSITRIYTDDDRFERNLRDPDFYESMSSQDIRYLFYHYGQNLDIEIREDVQRDLEQILSTSFEVEHILARKLPEEHIPENLHEEFDDHVHRLGNLTVASEYWNKNYGNLPFEQKKIAPEGREAEYKSSNLRVQQSLADYDEFGRDEIEEREQKIVDFALEEWGIASEPQTSGGSSIDEGSDDIEYESLPDSFFRRLTNRQEAFIRILLDNGGWMLNEDVRQRMEDEYDLSTGGGQAISGILSGFTRKYSEDFTYRLIDYEWMGDQMQYRLHPDSGYIDELRDRLVRSVEEP; encoded by the coding sequence ATGCAAACCCGTACTGAAACGGTCGCATCCTTGTACCAGGATGGGTTTTTTGACATCCCCTCATATCAACGTAGCTATTCGTGGGAGAAATCCCAGTTAGCAGACCTTGTCGACGACCTCCAATATCTACCCGAGGAATCCAACCACTTCTTCGGAAACATCATCCTCGACAAAAAAGACCAACAGTACCAAACCGACAGAGGAAGGCGCTTCGACGTGTATGATGTGGTTGACGGTCAACAACGATTGACGACCGCGCTTATCTTCCTTCACGTCGCCACACAATTCGATGATGTGGTTGACGAAACCGTCTCAGAAGATAATCTGATTTTCCCCATCGAGGAGCGCCCCCGGCTAATGCCGCAGGATCAAGACGGTGAATTCTTCCGTGACAGCCTATTCGGGAATGCAAGTTTAGAGTGCGAAACTCCATCACAGGAACGTCTCGAATACGCGAAGGAGTATTTCCAGACGGAATTTGAAGACCTGCCTGTTCGAGAGATATCCGAGCGCCTGCGCTACGACTGCAAAATCAACGTCGTAGAGATAGACAGCGACTCGGAGGCGGCATCGATTTTCGAGAGTCTAAACGACCGCGGGAAGCCGCTGTCTTCGCTCGACAAAACGAAGAGCTTCCTGATGTATATGGACGACCGCTCCAGCAACCAGGGTGCTCTTGAGACAAAAATCAAGCAGCGATTCGGGAGCATCTACCGTGAGCTGTTCGTCCTCTCAAACGGGCATGACAGAGTGAGTGATTTCGACGAAGACAGTGTGCAACGGTTCCACTGGGGAATCTACGACGGATACGATTCTGACGAGTATTTCAACAGTCTCGATACGCTCAAAGACAGGCTCCGAGAGCAGTACCGGAACGGGGAGTACGATGCCGTTCAGGACGAAATTGACGAATACACCCTGAATCTTCGTGAAGCAGCGTCAGCGTTCGCTGCGCTGTTCAATCCCTCACAGCGTCCAGATGAAGTCGGTTCCGCACTGAAACGCCTGCTCATACTCGGCAGGGTTGCGAACGTTCTCCCCGTCCTGATGGCGGCACAGATGGAGTACGGTGACGATGAACCGGACAAGATGGCGGAGATCATTCGCGGCTGCGAGACGCTCGTCTTCCGCGTCTATGCAACCGATGGCAGGCGGGCCGATACGGGACGAGGCAGATTAGTGCGCCTCGCTCATTCGATTCATGCAGACGACTCGTATCTGTTTGAAGACGTGGTCAATCGTCTCGACTCGATTACCCGCATCTACACCGACGATGACCGCTTTGAGCGCAATCTTCGTGACCCTGACTTCTACGAGTCGATGTCGAGTCAGGACATTCGGTACTTGTTCTACCACTACGGACAGAACCTAGACATCGAGATACGCGAAGACGTACAGCGTGACCTCGAACAGATCCTCTCTACCTCGTTCGAGGTCGAACACATCCTCGCCCGGAAACTCCCCGAGGAACATATCCCAGAAAACCTGCACGAGGAGTTCGATGACCACGTTCACCGTCTCGGGAATCTCACCGTTGCGAGCGAGTACTGGAACAAGAACTACGGCAACCTGCCCTTCGAGCAAAAGAAGATTGCCCCCGAAGGGCGTGAAGCGGAATACAAATCCTCGAACCTGCGAGTGCAGCAGAGCCTCGCTGACTATGACGAGTTCGGACGCGACGAGATTGAGGAACGGGAACAGAAGATAGTCGACTTTGCACTCGAAGAGTGGGGGATTGCGTCTGAACCGCAGACGTCGGGCGGGTCGAGTATCGACGAAGGCTCTGATGATATAGAGTACGAGAGTCTCCCAGATAGTTTCTTCCGCCGGTTAACGAACCGACAGGAGGCGTTCATTCGAATCCTGCTCGATAACGGTGGTTGGATGCTGAACGAGGATGTCCGTCAGCGGATGGAGGACGAGTATGACCTTTCGACGGGCGGTGGTCAAGCGATATCCGGCATCCTCTCGGGGTTCACCCGGAAATACAGTGAGGACTTCACGTACCGTCTCATCGATTACGAATGGATGGGAGACCAGATGCAGTATCGACTACATCCCGACTCGGGATACATTGACGAACTGCGTGACCGACTGGTACGCTCCGTTGAGGAGCCATGA
- a CDS encoding S8 family serine peptidase codes for MVHRTRRDVLKVSGALLGGIAVGTTVTAASSTDRFIVRTRGRGVPKGVDVVHEMPGTDLAVVAGDEGALQSARGVKEYAPDIEMELDDPPVNADAPRVGETSVTDEPFYGLQWDKQDLDVPTAHETTKGEGTRVTIIDTGVAAGHPDLNVNEDLSKNFTGDGLGSANPAGGYHGTHVGGIVAARTDNETGVAGTAPDTDLVDCRVFSPNSLASFGDILAAVVYSASIDADVANLSLGAYPVPRQGMGSFYGKVLNSAMTYANSQGTLLVIAAGNDAADLQHDGRVCMDFDDDGETECNPVISLPNEGAQALSVSATGPVGFNWGDEGVKQPAHSPARYTNYGTNAVDLGAPGGNYDPAFPEGWYYDLVFNTIAEPNFDDDGNYLGASYSYAWLAGTSMAAPNVAGAAALVKSANPDYNANQVEAALKQAADVPEGYDKTYYGSGYLNILDAL; via the coding sequence ATGGTACATCGTACCAGACGAGACGTTCTCAAGGTAAGCGGGGCACTGCTCGGGGGAATCGCGGTCGGAACCACGGTCACGGCGGCGTCCTCGACCGACCGGTTCATCGTCCGAACACGGGGCCGAGGCGTCCCGAAGGGCGTGGACGTGGTCCACGAGATGCCGGGGACCGACCTCGCGGTGGTCGCCGGTGACGAAGGGGCCCTCCAGTCGGCGAGGGGTGTCAAGGAGTACGCGCCCGACATCGAGATGGAACTCGACGACCCGCCGGTGAACGCCGACGCGCCGAGGGTGGGGGAGACGAGTGTTACAGACGAGCCATTTTACGGCCTCCAGTGGGACAAGCAGGACCTGGATGTCCCGACAGCCCACGAGACGACGAAGGGCGAGGGGACGCGGGTCACCATCATCGACACCGGCGTAGCTGCCGGCCACCCGGACCTGAATGTGAACGAGGACCTGTCTAAGAACTTCACCGGCGACGGTCTCGGGTCAGCCAACCCGGCGGGCGGCTACCACGGTACCCACGTCGGCGGTATCGTTGCTGCGCGTACGGACAATGAGACGGGTGTTGCGGGGACCGCCCCTGACACCGACCTCGTGGACTGCCGCGTGTTCTCACCGAACTCACTCGCTTCCTTCGGCGACATACTCGCGGCGGTCGTCTACAGCGCGAGCATCGACGCCGACGTGGCGAACCTCTCGCTGGGTGCGTACCCTGTCCCCCGCCAAGGAATGGGCTCGTTCTACGGCAAGGTACTCAACAGTGCGATGACCTACGCAAACAGCCAGGGAACCCTGCTCGTCATCGCGGCCGGCAACGACGCAGCCGACCTCCAGCACGACGGGCGTGTCTGCATGGACTTCGACGACGATGGGGAGACCGAGTGCAACCCGGTCATCAGCCTCCCTAACGAGGGCGCACAGGCGCTGTCGGTCTCGGCGACTGGCCCGGTCGGTTTCAACTGGGGCGACGAGGGTGTCAAACAGCCTGCCCACAGTCCAGCGCGGTACACCAACTACGGTACCAACGCCGTCGACCTCGGTGCGCCAGGTGGGAACTACGACCCGGCCTTCCCGGAAGGCTGGTACTACGATCTCGTATTCAACACCATCGCGGAACCCAATTTCGACGACGACGGCAATTACTTGGGCGCGTCCTATAGCTACGCTTGGCTCGCCGGCACCTCCATGGCCGCACCCAACGTCGCCGGCGCCGCCGCACTGGTCAAGAGCGCGAACCCGGACTACAACGCCAACCAGGTCGAGGCTGCACTCAAGCAAGCCGCCGACGTGCCCGAGGGCTACGACAAGACGTACTACGGGAGTGGCTACCTGAACATCCTCGACGCGCTGTAG
- the pdhA gene encoding pyruvate dehydrogenase (acetyl-transferring) E1 component subunit alpha: MTDTAGSAELVRRLDEDGTPVEDGYEPPLADDRLVDLYRDMRLGRRFDDRMISLQRQGRMGTYASLAGQEGSQFGAMYAMDDADWLSYQYREHAGPIVRDCLAPYIRYWMGYEEGNAALVDHNIHPLNISIGSHIPHATGFAWAMKLRGDDAAVVCHFGDGATSEGDFHEGLNFAGVFDVPAVFVCNNNQWAISIPAERQTASATFAQKADAYGFEGVRVDGMDPLAMYEVTRDALATAKDPGEDESRPTLVEAVQYRFGAHTTADDPTKYRDEAEVDAWREKDPIARLEAFLRGRGLLDDERVEAIEAEVTETLAEAVDAAMAVDPDPQSMFADVYEEQTRRVAEDDRYLRALRSAVGDDAMQRDE; encoded by the coding sequence ATGACAGACACGGCCGGTTCGGCCGAGCTGGTCCGGCGACTCGACGAGGACGGGACACCGGTCGAGGACGGGTACGAGCCACCGCTCGCCGACGACCGTCTCGTCGACCTCTACCGGGACATGCGGCTCGGGCGGCGCTTCGACGACCGGATGATCAGCCTCCAGCGACAGGGCCGGATGGGCACCTACGCCTCGCTGGCCGGGCAGGAGGGCTCGCAGTTCGGCGCCATGTACGCGATGGACGACGCGGACTGGCTGAGCTACCAGTATCGCGAGCACGCCGGCCCCATCGTCCGCGACTGTCTCGCGCCCTACATCCGGTACTGGATGGGGTACGAGGAAGGGAACGCGGCGCTGGTGGACCACAACATCCACCCCCTGAACATCTCCATCGGGTCCCACATCCCCCACGCGACCGGGTTCGCGTGGGCCATGAAGCTCCGCGGCGACGACGCGGCCGTCGTCTGTCACTTCGGCGACGGCGCGACCTCGGAGGGGGACTTCCACGAGGGCCTGAACTTCGCCGGCGTCTTCGACGTCCCCGCCGTCTTCGTCTGCAACAACAACCAGTGGGCAATCTCGATTCCGGCCGAGAGGCAGACCGCGAGCGCGACGTTCGCCCAGAAGGCCGACGCGTACGGTTTCGAGGGTGTCCGCGTCGACGGGATGGACCCGCTGGCGATGTACGAGGTGACCCGCGACGCGCTGGCGACGGCGAAGGACCCGGGCGAGGACGAGTCCCGGCCGACGCTCGTCGAGGCCGTCCAGTACCGCTTCGGCGCGCACACCACCGCCGACGACCCGACGAAGTACCGCGACGAGGCCGAGGTCGACGCCTGGCGGGAGAAGGACCCCATCGCGCGACTGGAGGCGTTCCTGCGCGGGCGCGGCCTGCTCGACGACGAACGCGTCGAGGCCATCGAGGCCGAGGTGACCGAGACGCTGGCCGAGGCCGTCGACGCGGCCATGGCGGTCGACCCCGACCCGCAGTCGATGTTCGCCGACGTGTACGAAGAACAGACACGTCGGGTCGCCGAGGACGACCGGTATCTTCGTGCGCTGCGCTCGGCCGTCGGTGACGACGCAATGCAGCGGGACGAGTAA
- a CDS encoding response regulator translates to MTKETDTTGDAAHIPSDDLFEALSDQYRRKVLFHLRQNGLATIDELTVVAAETDDEAADVRDALLDDHLPMLESLGLVGVDEDQERVELLADPEDIGDWLDLAVQRDVKEDMTNDTEQKQTTEDIRVLLVDDAPDFVSAVADLLEREHDDLDIMTATSAPDAFTVLKNEPVDCIVSDYKMPAIDGLEFLDAVRDEYPDVSFIMFTNKGSENTAGEAVAIGVSDYLQKETSPEGYDRLVDSIRNAVNKDA, encoded by the coding sequence ATGACCAAAGAGACAGACACGACCGGTGACGCAGCACACATCCCGAGCGACGACCTCTTCGAGGCGCTCTCGGACCAGTATCGGCGGAAAGTGCTGTTCCATCTCCGGCAGAACGGACTCGCGACCATCGACGAACTCACCGTCGTCGCGGCCGAGACGGACGACGAGGCGGCCGACGTTCGCGATGCACTCCTCGACGACCACCTCCCGATGCTCGAATCGCTCGGACTGGTAGGTGTCGACGAGGACCAGGAGCGAGTCGAACTACTCGCGGACCCAGAGGACATCGGTGACTGGCTCGACCTCGCGGTACAGCGAGACGTGAAAGAAGACATGACAAACGATACCGAACAGAAACAGACGACCGAGGACATCAGGGTACTGCTCGTCGACGACGCCCCGGACTTCGTGAGCGCCGTCGCCGACCTGCTCGAACGTGAACACGACGACCTCGACATCATGACCGCCACGAGCGCGCCCGACGCGTTCACCGTACTGAAGAACGAACCCGTCGACTGCATCGTCAGCGACTACAAGATGCCGGCCATCGACGGGCTGGAGTTCCTCGACGCCGTCCGCGACGAGTACCCCGACGTCTCGTTCATCATGTTCACCAACAAGGGCAGCGAGAACACGGCCGGCGAGGCGGTCGCCATCGGGGTCAGCGACTACCTCCAGAAGGAGACGAGTCCGGAGGGCTACGACAGGCTCGTCGACTCCATCAGGAACGCGGTGAACAAGGACGCCTGA